The following are from one region of the Halomonas qaidamensis genome:
- a CDS encoding TetR/AcrR family transcriptional regulator, with the protein MKNTATRDKLIETGAELIAQQGYNATGINAVLKTCGVPKGSFYHYFSSKEDFGLAVIERFASEYDESLATLLEDVSLPPLERLRRYFATGREHMLGCDHTTGCLIGNLGQELSGQSDTFRDALNLVFQRWEQRFVVCLKDAQNQNDIDKAIVPEALASFILSGWEGAILRAKTLKSVVPMEHFESILFAHVLTPSPSCEVHC; encoded by the coding sequence ATGAAAAACACCGCCACTCGCGATAAGTTAATTGAAACCGGTGCCGAACTGATTGCCCAGCAGGGCTACAATGCGACGGGTATTAATGCCGTCTTAAAAACCTGCGGTGTGCCTAAAGGATCGTTTTACCACTACTTTTCCAGCAAAGAAGATTTTGGGCTGGCGGTGATAGAGCGATTTGCTAGCGAGTACGATGAAAGTTTGGCAACACTGCTTGAAGACGTTTCGTTGCCGCCGTTAGAGCGGCTACGGCGTTACTTCGCCACAGGGCGTGAGCACATGTTGGGCTGCGACCACACCACTGGCTGCTTGATTGGTAACCTTGGCCAGGAGCTTTCTGGCCAAAGCGACACCTTCCGTGATGCCCTTAATCTAGTGTTCCAGCGCTGGGAACAACGTTTTGTCGTCTGTCTGAAAGATGCGCAAAATCAGAACGATATTGATAAGGCGATTGTTCCAGAAGCCCTTGCCAGTTTTATATTATCCGGGTGGGAAGGCGCCATACTGCGCGCTAAAACGCTTAAGTCAGTCGTTCCAATGGAGCACTTTGAGTCGATTCTCTTTGCCCATGTACTGACACCATCGCCGTCCTGCGAAGTACACTGCTAG
- a CDS encoding efflux RND transporter periplasmic adaptor subunit, with product MTSSHSYAPSQQGRIGFGALAALLVFACGLALAWWIISQPPRVERRPPPPAAPPLVDVITAEERLQAPILNGFGRVEAEKSTMLASRVAGQLERFGEGVLPGQVVEQGAPVAYIDQADLRLILEDAEAQLANAQAQLALEQAEQQRARSEYESFGRQLSAERRALVLREPQLRQAQAQLTQARVVRDQAALNLERATLAAPWRAMVQERLVGAGSLLSQGTEVLSLVGVEQFWVRASLPGDILGWLTPGSRVTLTSQGWLEGASREGNLISILPNLEENGLQAQLLIAVNDPLSLEHDGPALRLGDVLRVTFHSTTQEPLIALPSAALRPGEQVWWVDDEDRLRSTQVTLAYRGQETALVRSGLVPGQRVVIAGLAQPREGQQVRIRQRGDTPASDEDSP from the coding sequence ATGACCTCCTCCCACTCTTACGCACCCTCTCAACAAGGCCGTATCGGTTTCGGTGCCTTGGCAGCGCTACTGGTCTTCGCCTGCGGTTTAGCCTTGGCTTGGTGGATTATCAGCCAGCCACCCCGCGTTGAGCGACGGCCGCCACCGCCCGCCGCACCACCCCTAGTGGATGTCATTACGGCGGAAGAGCGGCTGCAAGCACCCATACTTAATGGCTTTGGACGAGTAGAAGCAGAAAAATCCACTATGCTTGCCAGCCGAGTTGCCGGCCAGCTAGAACGCTTTGGGGAGGGCGTACTCCCAGGACAGGTCGTCGAACAAGGAGCGCCGGTTGCGTATATCGATCAGGCTGATTTACGCCTCATTCTCGAAGATGCTGAAGCGCAGTTGGCCAACGCTCAGGCGCAGTTAGCGCTAGAACAAGCGGAGCAACAGCGCGCCCGAAGTGAGTATGAATCTTTTGGCCGCCAACTTAGCGCCGAGCGCCGCGCCCTAGTACTACGTGAACCACAGCTACGCCAAGCTCAAGCTCAACTAACGCAAGCACGGGTAGTCCGCGACCAAGCGGCGCTTAATCTTGAACGTGCCACGCTAGCTGCCCCTTGGCGAGCGATGGTGCAAGAGCGCTTGGTTGGTGCAGGAAGCTTGTTAAGCCAGGGCACTGAAGTACTCAGTTTGGTTGGTGTCGAGCAGTTTTGGGTCCGCGCTTCGTTGCCGGGAGATATCTTGGGCTGGCTAACACCCGGCAGCCGCGTCACGCTTACCAGCCAAGGCTGGCTGGAAGGCGCAAGCCGAGAAGGCAACTTAATTTCTATTCTGCCCAACCTAGAAGAGAATGGCTTACAGGCGCAGCTTTTGATTGCCGTGAATGACCCATTATCACTTGAGCACGATGGTCCCGCGCTGCGCCTTGGCGATGTGCTACGCGTTACCTTTCATAGCACAACCCAAGAGCCGCTCATCGCCCTGCCCTCTGCAGCATTGCGCCCAGGCGAGCAGGTATGGTGGGTAGATGATGAAGATCGCTTACGCAGCACCCAAGTCACCCTGGCCTATCGCGGTCAGGAAACGGCACTGGTACGCAGCGGTTTAGTGCCCGGACAGCGCGTGGTAATTGCTGGTTTGGCTCAGCCTCGTGAAGGCCAGCAAGTCCGTATTCGTCAGCGGGGAGACACCCCAGCCAGTGATGAGGACAGCCCATGA
- a CDS encoding efflux RND transporter permease subunit, which translates to MIRRGPLAWMVDHGVAPNLMMVLFIVGGLMASLAIKKEVFPEFETEIIQVSISYPGATPEDVEQSLLLPVEAAIADVEGIDELTASAGEGSGVVSATLIDGVDVMRAYQDIQQAVNAITTLPNAADPPRFTLAGRSRSVVSLQVYGSVGLAALHDAAEDVRAELQATSGISRAELSGNREREIQVLLDEEAIERFGLDHQQLASRIAEEALDLASGQLTTAEGEWLIRYQGRRNSADEFAALPILTTTQGSPVVLGDIARVREGFAETDREEFYNGEPGLSVDIYQIGDQTPTSISQAVYGELERLRANLPNGVRLDVSRDSSEIYEDRLNLLLKNAWMGLALVLILMALFLEARLAFWVTLGIPTAFLGAMLFLPWIGVSLNMMSMFAFIIALGIVVDDAIMVGENIYSYREQGYSLRDAAVKGAQEIATPLTFAILSNIVAFLPLLFLPGFLGLIFATVPVVVITVFIISLVEALFILPAHLAHARKPRKTPVWQRPIEAVRLRMQKGLHHFTYQQFEPFLQRALNQRLLTVSLGIALLCVALAWAMSGRLGFSLMPRVESDQVQASVTLPIGSNISVSRELSQQLLDAAEQLSEREATLSFSSTRSRLDGESLTVRLDIASESLDDWPPSRIAREWRDLTGDLVGAQSVRFESDFGGPGSGAALSLRLSHPNTQVLEAAAAQLAEQLAEYGLTDIDSGLGDGKPQLEMRLSAEGRALGLTGNELAQALRGTLQGATAIEQFIGRREVSVEVRLPEQDRDSLNELYRLPIQTPDGLSVPLSRVADITLSQASSSLQRIDGRRIITVTADSEGDQAINQVLATLQEDVFPTLSNTWTGLEVSMGGRQQDTADNLATLRNAMWLMLAALYALLAIPFRSYLQPLLVLAAIPFGIVGAVAGHMLMGFGLSIISLLGMLALSGVVINDALVLIDYANRKRREGMDAREAIVAAATRRLRPIMMTTLTTFLGLAPMILETSRQARFMIPMAISLGFGMLFATVILLLVVPCLYLGLENLRERLSKPPQPSHEGVS; encoded by the coding sequence ATGATTCGCCGTGGCCCGCTTGCCTGGATGGTCGACCATGGCGTTGCCCCTAACCTGATGATGGTGCTGTTTATCGTCGGCGGTTTAATGGCATCTCTGGCCATTAAAAAAGAGGTTTTCCCGGAATTTGAAACGGAAATCATCCAAGTTAGCATCAGCTATCCTGGCGCCACGCCGGAAGATGTTGAGCAAAGTTTGCTGCTACCGGTTGAAGCTGCCATTGCTGATGTGGAAGGCATCGATGAATTAACCGCCAGCGCTGGTGAAGGTAGCGGCGTGGTCAGCGCCACGCTGATCGACGGCGTTGATGTAATGCGGGCCTATCAGGATATCCAGCAGGCTGTGAATGCTATCACCACCTTGCCTAACGCAGCAGACCCACCGCGCTTTACCCTGGCTGGCCGCTCTCGCAGCGTGGTGAGCTTGCAGGTGTATGGCTCCGTGGGCTTAGCCGCACTGCATGACGCCGCCGAGGATGTGCGCGCAGAATTACAGGCCACCAGCGGCATCTCCCGTGCAGAGCTCTCCGGCAATCGGGAACGTGAAATCCAGGTGCTTTTGGATGAAGAAGCCATTGAGCGCTTTGGGTTAGACCATCAACAACTTGCCAGCCGAATTGCCGAAGAAGCGCTTGATCTCGCGAGTGGCCAGCTTACGACCGCCGAAGGTGAGTGGTTAATTCGCTACCAGGGCCGCCGCAACAGTGCGGATGAGTTTGCCGCACTCCCCATTCTCACCACCACCCAAGGCTCTCCCGTTGTGCTGGGCGATATCGCTCGCGTAAGAGAAGGGTTTGCTGAAACCGACCGTGAAGAGTTCTATAACGGCGAGCCAGGCTTATCGGTGGATATCTATCAGATTGGCGATCAGACGCCGACCAGTATTTCCCAAGCGGTTTACGGTGAGCTGGAGCGGCTGCGCGCCAACCTACCCAATGGGGTGCGCCTGGATGTTTCCAGAGATAGCTCAGAAATTTACGAAGACCGCCTGAACCTGCTGCTAAAAAACGCCTGGATGGGCTTGGCACTGGTGCTAATTCTCATGGCACTATTTCTTGAGGCACGATTGGCCTTCTGGGTAACGCTGGGCATCCCGACGGCATTTTTGGGCGCAATGCTATTTCTGCCTTGGATTGGCGTCTCACTTAATATGATGTCGATGTTCGCCTTTATTATCGCCCTTGGCATTGTCGTAGACGATGCCATTATGGTCGGTGAGAATATTTACAGCTACCGGGAGCAGGGCTATTCCCTTCGCGATGCCGCGGTAAAGGGTGCCCAAGAAATCGCCACACCGCTTACCTTTGCGATTCTGTCTAATATTGTTGCGTTCCTACCGTTGCTGTTTTTACCCGGCTTTTTAGGGCTTATTTTTGCCACCGTGCCAGTGGTTGTTATCACGGTATTTATTATTTCCCTGGTGGAAGCACTGTTTATACTGCCTGCCCACCTCGCCCACGCCCGTAAGCCCCGCAAAACACCCGTATGGCAGCGCCCCATTGAAGCCGTTCGTTTACGTATGCAAAAGGGCCTGCATCACTTTACTTATCAACAGTTTGAACCATTCTTACAGCGGGCGCTTAACCAGCGTTTACTAACGGTATCGCTAGGCATCGCCTTACTATGTGTCGCACTTGCCTGGGCAATGAGTGGTCGACTTGGCTTTTCACTCATGCCCAGAGTGGAATCAGACCAAGTTCAGGCCAGCGTTACCCTGCCGATTGGCAGCAACATTAGCGTTAGCCGTGAATTGAGCCAACAACTGCTGGATGCCGCCGAGCAACTAAGCGAACGCGAGGCAACCCTCAGCTTTAGCAGTACCCGAAGCCGCTTGGATGGCGAGAGCCTAACGGTGCGTTTAGACATCGCCAGTGAAAGCCTGGATGACTGGCCACCATCGCGCATTGCACGAGAATGGCGTGACTTAACGGGCGATTTAGTCGGCGCGCAATCCGTGCGCTTTGAGTCAGATTTCGGAGGCCCCGGTAGTGGTGCAGCGCTGAGCCTGCGTTTATCCCACCCCAACACCCAAGTGTTAGAAGCAGCCGCTGCGCAGCTGGCGGAACAGCTGGCTGAATATGGGTTAACCGATATCGATAGCGGTCTGGGTGACGGCAAACCGCAGCTTGAAATGCGCCTGTCTGCCGAAGGGCGCGCGTTAGGGCTAACCGGGAACGAACTTGCCCAGGCGCTACGCGGCACGCTACAGGGAGCTACTGCCATAGAGCAGTTTATCGGCCGCCGAGAAGTCAGCGTAGAGGTACGCCTGCCTGAGCAAGATCGTGACAGCCTCAATGAGCTTTATCGACTGCCGATCCAGACGCCTGACGGCCTAAGCGTCCCGTTGTCTCGCGTAGCCGATATTACGTTAAGCCAGGCCTCTAGTAGCCTTCAGCGAATCGATGGTCGTCGGATAATTACGGTTACCGCTGACTCCGAGGGTGACCAAGCGATTAATCAAGTGCTCGCCACACTGCAAGAAGATGTTTTCCCCACTCTTAGCAATACCTGGACAGGGCTTGAAGTGAGTATGGGCGGACGACAGCAAGATACCGCCGACAATTTAGCCACGTTGCGCAACGCCATGTGGCTAATGCTGGCCGCGCTGTATGCATTGTTAGCCATCCCTTTCCGTAGCTACCTTCAGCCACTTCTAGTACTGGCGGCTATTCCGTTTGGTATTGTCGGTGCCGTCGCAGGCCATATGTTGATGGGGTTCGGATTATCGATTATCAGCTTACTCGGTATGCTGGCACTTTCCGGCGTGGTGATTAACGATGCCCTGGTACTGATTGACTATGCTAACCGTAAGCGTCGTGAGGGCATGGATGCCCGCGAAGCGATCGTCGCCGCGGCGACCCGCCGCCTACGGCCGATTATGATGACGACCCTCACCACGTTTTTAGGCTTGGCACCAATGATTCTAGAAACCTCTCGCCAAGCGCGCTTTATGATACCCATGGCTATTTCACTAGGGTTTGGCATGCTATTCGCCACGGTTATCTTGTTACTGGTAGTGCCCTGCCTCTACCTGGGGTTAGAAAACCTGCGTGAACGGCTCAGCAAACCACCCCAACCAAGCCATGAGGGAGTCAGCTAA
- a CDS encoding ATP-binding protein → MKLLASLRQWRPSQLGLKLFVAILSVNVAIAASVFLAVTYSIDRGFLEYLNQAQERRAMLLADGLITRWETQGSWQWLEQSPERWPYIVRFELGQEHRDRPSPLGETQDFALRNSDGRFVIPPAETARGSNGWRWLTLYSDVTSSGNNEAIGELGFRPPQDMMERMESRFLERQQRNLVLIVVSLGLASLLLAGGLSWWLGRRTRALAGATLRLTEGDYHTRLPERGRDELSSLARDFNVLAATLEASRDARARWVSDTAHELRTPLAVLRGEIEAMQDGIRPLNQENLSSLAQEVAQLERLVTDLRLLSQSDAGALDIQLAPMNLSESLKGRLSDADRWLEESGLTLSCQLTPDIMIQGDAQRLRQLWSNLLDNSCAYTQPPGALRVSLICEANHAVIIWEDSSPGVPECELSRLTERLYRVEGSRNRASGGSGLGLSIASALVNAHGGTLSPGVSELGGLKWTLRFPLFIAS, encoded by the coding sequence ATGAAACTGCTCGCTTCACTACGCCAGTGGCGCCCCTCCCAACTGGGTCTAAAGCTTTTTGTGGCTATTTTAAGCGTTAACGTAGCCATTGCAGCGAGCGTGTTTTTAGCAGTGACTTACAGTATTGATCGCGGCTTTTTAGAATATCTAAATCAAGCCCAAGAGCGGCGCGCTATGCTGCTGGCGGATGGGCTAATTACTCGCTGGGAAACTCAGGGTAGTTGGCAATGGTTGGAGCAATCGCCAGAACGCTGGCCCTATATTGTGCGCTTTGAGCTTGGCCAGGAACACCGTGATCGCCCTTCTCCTCTCGGCGAGACCCAAGACTTCGCGTTACGCAATAGCGATGGCCGCTTCGTCATCCCACCTGCTGAAACCGCACGCGGCTCAAACGGTTGGCGATGGCTCACCCTTTATAGCGACGTGACCTCAAGCGGAAACAATGAAGCGATTGGAGAACTTGGGTTTCGTCCTCCACAAGATATGATGGAGCGCATGGAAAGCCGTTTTCTAGAGCGCCAGCAGCGCAATTTAGTGCTTATTGTTGTTTCTCTCGGGTTGGCATCGCTGTTACTGGCAGGAGGGCTTTCCTGGTGGCTAGGCCGACGTACCCGAGCATTAGCAGGGGCAACGCTACGTTTAACCGAAGGTGATTATCACACTCGGTTACCAGAACGCGGCCGGGATGAACTTTCCAGTTTGGCACGCGACTTTAACGTGCTAGCAGCCACCTTAGAAGCTAGCCGCGACGCCAGAGCACGATGGGTATCTGATACTGCCCACGAGCTACGTACCCCGTTAGCAGTGCTGCGCGGCGAAATCGAAGCGATGCAGGACGGGATTCGTCCGCTAAACCAGGAAAATCTTAGCTCACTGGCTCAAGAAGTCGCTCAACTGGAACGGTTAGTCACTGACCTGAGACTGCTTTCCCAAAGCGATGCAGGCGCATTGGATATTCAGCTAGCGCCAATGAATCTCAGCGAAAGCTTAAAAGGCCGTTTATCCGATGCTGACCGCTGGCTAGAAGAGAGCGGCCTGACCTTGTCATGCCAGCTTACCCCCGACATCATGATACAAGGGGATGCCCAGCGTTTGCGTCAATTATGGAGCAATCTGCTGGATAACAGCTGCGCCTATACGCAGCCACCAGGAGCGCTACGGGTTTCGTTAATCTGCGAAGCTAACCATGCCGTTATTATTTGGGAAGACAGCTCCCCAGGCGTGCCTGAATGCGAGCTTTCACGCTTAACTGAACGCCTGTACCGCGTGGAGGGCTCACGTAACCGCGCAAGTGGCGGCAGCGGGCTGGGGCTCTCAATTGCTAGCGCGTTAGTCAATGCCCATGGCGGCACGCTTTCGCCTGGCGTTTCTGAGCTAGGCGGTCTGAAATGGACGCTGCGCTTCCCGCTATTTATTGCCTCTTAA
- a CDS encoding response regulator, translated as MSENSSPQDASLLIVEDEPKIARLMADYLENNNFTPTIIANGNDVIPWLTQQLPALILLDVMLPGKDGLTLCREIRQHWPSVPIIMVTAKVEEVDRLLGLELGADDYVCKPFSPREVVARVKAVLRRSQAAAQVDDASATTPQAPVTLDEEGWQALANGHDLGLTAVEFQLLRVMMQSPGRIFSREQLMDHMYRDNRIVSERTVDSHIKKLRKKIHEALPELEIIRSVYGVGYKYQPEG; from the coding sequence ATGTCTGAGAATAGTTCACCCCAAGACGCCTCACTGCTCATTGTTGAGGATGAACCTAAAATCGCCCGGCTAATGGCAGACTACCTGGAAAACAATAATTTCACCCCGACCATTATTGCCAACGGCAACGATGTTATACCCTGGCTAACCCAGCAGCTTCCGGCACTCATACTGCTAGATGTGATGCTGCCTGGTAAGGATGGACTAACGCTATGTCGAGAAATCCGTCAACACTGGCCTAGCGTTCCCATTATTATGGTGACTGCAAAAGTCGAGGAAGTTGATCGTTTACTAGGCTTAGAGCTAGGTGCAGACGACTATGTATGCAAACCTTTCAGCCCCCGCGAAGTGGTTGCCCGCGTAAAAGCGGTATTACGCCGCAGTCAAGCCGCTGCGCAAGTCGATGACGCTTCAGCCACCACCCCGCAAGCACCGGTGACACTCGATGAAGAGGGCTGGCAGGCGCTCGCCAATGGGCACGACCTTGGCCTCACCGCCGTAGAGTTCCAACTGTTGCGCGTCATGATGCAGTCCCCGGGACGTATCTTCAGTCGCGAACAGCTAATGGATCACATGTATCGGGATAACCGCATTGTCTCGGAACGTACCGTGGACAGCCATATTAAGAAGCTACGCAAAAAAATCCATGAAGCACTCCCCGAACTAGAGATTATTCGCTCCGTTTACGGCGTTGGTTACAAATATCAGCCAGAAGGATAA
- a CDS encoding alpha/beta hydrolase, with the protein MPDLRLMRRYLSLSALALLMSGCGATHQASRGLPAIEQGMLNTPQTFTRLPTQHYTPDGWAQTLSAQVLLPNTSATERRPAALIVHGGGWRNRGPDDMEAIAEQLAAQGYVTVNIEHRFAPEYRFPEQLYDLQQAMSWLHSNAERWQVDTDRIVGVGFSSGAHLISLLALAGNEGPLGEPYGGEHATLAAVLVGGLPSDLLKFDDGRLVVDFIGGTRAEKPEAYALASPARQITLQAPPFFLFHGSWDQLVPVDHATDFYQALQAQGTESELYLQRGYGHFASFLLRDSAIEAGIAFLNRQVQPQVVDSK; encoded by the coding sequence ATGCCAGATTTACGTCTTATGCGTCGATATCTGAGCCTAAGCGCGCTGGCTCTTTTGATGAGCGGCTGCGGTGCAACGCATCAAGCCAGCCGGGGTCTACCTGCCATTGAGCAGGGGATGCTGAATACGCCGCAAACCTTTACTCGACTACCCACCCAGCATTATACACCTGATGGTTGGGCGCAAACATTGAGCGCCCAGGTGCTGTTACCAAACACTTCAGCGACAGAGCGTCGACCAGCGGCACTCATTGTACATGGCGGTGGCTGGCGCAACCGTGGTCCTGACGACATGGAGGCGATTGCTGAGCAGTTAGCCGCGCAGGGGTATGTGACAGTGAATATTGAGCACCGCTTTGCTCCCGAGTACCGATTCCCTGAACAGCTATATGATTTACAGCAGGCGATGAGCTGGCTTCATAGTAACGCTGAGCGTTGGCAAGTGGATACTGACCGCATCGTGGGCGTTGGTTTTTCATCCGGTGCGCATTTAATAAGCCTGCTTGCCTTAGCTGGCAATGAAGGCCCGCTGGGCGAACCTTATGGCGGCGAGCACGCAACGCTAGCAGCGGTGCTAGTTGGCGGTCTACCCAGCGACCTACTGAAGTTTGATGATGGTCGTTTGGTGGTCGACTTTATTGGCGGCACCCGCGCCGAAAAACCAGAGGCCTATGCGTTGGCTTCACCTGCGCGGCAAATCACACTCCAGGCACCACCGTTTTTTCTGTTTCATGGCAGCTGGGATCAGTTAGTGCCCGTTGATCACGCGACTGACTTCTATCAAGCACTCCAGGCCCAGGGCACCGAAAGCGAGCTGTACTTACAGCGTGGCTATGGTCATTTTGCCAGCTTCCTGCTTCGTGATAGCGCGATCGAAGCCGGTATCGCCTTCTTGAATCGTCAGGTTCAGCCGCAGGTCGTTGATAGCAAATAG
- the betT gene encoding choline BCCT transporter BetT, translated as MAKDNPNLPSRDRLNPVVFHGSVAGILIFLVLTMLFTEQAGTFFDAGLAWVSKTFGWYYMLAIVAYLVFVVMIGMSRFGSIRLGPDHSRPEFSLLSWSAMLFAAGIGIDLLFFSVAEPVAHYLAPPDLTPESQEAMRQAVVQTYLHWGLSGWGLYVLMGMALAYFSYRHRLPLAIRSALYPLLGKRIHGPIGNAVDITAVISTVFGIATSLGIGVIQLNYGLNYMFDVPESLTVQVILIAMVVILATISVVTGVEKGIRRLSEFNMLLALGLMLFVLFSGDTLVLLDKVVNNAGDYLSGFVGASFDTYAFADEGAQEWKMWWTIFFWGWWIAWTPFVGLFLARISRGRTIREFVAGALFIPLAFMMVWMSIFGNSGIELVANQGVAELGEQALNTPQTTLYTLLEYYPYVGITAAVVTVLGIVFFITSADSGALVLANFTSILSDVNHDAPIRLRIFWSAVIGLITIALLMAGGLNALQSAVVITALPFSLVIFAVMVGMYKALKLEGSKADARRMIAGSAPGGDWRERLDRALDTSNRAGAAATIQHSIRPAMTQFAQELESRGQTANVTEEHLDGESLPNLTLQVDLGDATSFVYQVCPHRMRTPSFIPADDDFYVRLDVYLAEGGQDKDLNGYTRGQVIGDLVAEYERHLHFLTLAGQQMGHVQAMPGTIGEPPGDSQMQ; from the coding sequence ATGGCGAAAGACAACCCCAACCTCCCCTCACGCGACCGACTCAATCCTGTGGTTTTCCACGGGAGTGTGGCGGGTATTCTTATCTTTTTAGTATTGACGATGCTATTTACCGAGCAGGCCGGCACTTTTTTCGATGCCGGTCTTGCTTGGGTAAGCAAAACGTTCGGCTGGTACTACATGCTGGCGATTGTGGCTTATCTAGTCTTTGTCGTGATGATTGGCATGTCGCGCTTTGGCAGCATTCGCCTTGGCCCAGATCACTCACGACCTGAGTTTTCGCTATTATCGTGGTCAGCTATGCTGTTTGCTGCAGGTATCGGTATTGACCTGCTGTTCTTCAGCGTTGCCGAGCCGGTTGCCCACTATTTAGCGCCGCCTGATCTAACGCCTGAAAGCCAAGAAGCTATGCGCCAGGCCGTCGTTCAAACCTATCTGCACTGGGGGCTTTCCGGTTGGGGGCTGTACGTGTTGATGGGTATGGCGCTGGCCTATTTTAGCTATCGTCACCGCTTACCGCTGGCGATCCGCAGTGCGCTTTATCCGCTGCTGGGTAAACGTATTCACGGCCCTATTGGTAATGCAGTTGATATCACGGCCGTCATTTCAACTGTGTTTGGTATCGCTACCAGTCTCGGTATCGGGGTTATCCAGCTTAACTACGGGCTGAATTATATGTTCGATGTGCCTGAGTCCCTAACCGTGCAAGTTATATTAATTGCGATGGTTGTCATCCTGGCGACTATCTCTGTGGTGACAGGCGTAGAAAAAGGCATTCGCCGCTTATCCGAGTTCAATATGCTATTGGCGCTCGGCCTGATGCTATTTGTACTGTTTTCCGGCGACACGCTGGTACTACTTGATAAAGTTGTCAATAACGCTGGTGATTACCTTTCTGGCTTTGTAGGTGCCAGCTTTGATACCTACGCATTTGCCGATGAAGGCGCCCAAGAGTGGAAGATGTGGTGGACGATCTTCTTCTGGGGCTGGTGGATTGCTTGGACGCCGTTTGTCGGTCTTTTCTTAGCGCGTATTTCCCGTGGCCGTACTATCCGCGAATTTGTCGCTGGGGCGTTGTTTATACCACTGGCCTTTATGATGGTGTGGATGTCTATTTTTGGTAATAGCGGCATTGAGCTAGTCGCTAACCAAGGCGTAGCCGAGCTAGGTGAACAGGCGCTCAACACCCCGCAAACTACACTTTATACCCTGCTTGAGTACTACCCTTATGTAGGCATTACAGCAGCAGTAGTGACAGTATTAGGAATTGTGTTCTTTATTACCTCTGCAGACTCTGGTGCGCTGGTACTGGCCAACTTCACGTCTATTTTGAGTGACGTTAACCATGACGCCCCGATACGTCTGCGTATTTTCTGGTCGGCAGTAATTGGCTTGATCACCATTGCCCTGTTAATGGCTGGCGGCTTAAACGCTCTGCAAAGCGCCGTGGTAATTACCGCTCTGCCCTTCTCATTGGTGATTTTCGCGGTGATGGTGGGAATGTATAAAGCCCTGAAACTGGAAGGCAGCAAGGCCGACGCACGCCGTATGATTGCTGGTAGTGCCCCAGGTGGCGACTGGCGTGAACGTTTAGATCGCGCGCTGGACACCTCCAACCGTGCGGGTGCCGCGGCAACCATTCAGCACTCTATTCGCCCAGCAATGACGCAATTTGCCCAGGAGCTTGAGAGCCGTGGTCAAACCGCCAACGTTACCGAAGAACATCTTGATGGCGAGTCGCTTCCAAATCTGACGCTGCAGGTTGACCTGGGCGACGCCACTAGCTTTGTCTATCAGGTATGCCCGCACCGTATGCGCACACCAAGCTTTATACCTGCGGATGACGACTTCTATGTTCGTTTGGACGTGTATTTAGCTGAGGGCGGCCAAGATAAAGATCTGAACGGCTATACCCGTGGGCAAGTGATTGGTGATCTCGTGGCAGAGTACGAGCGCCACCTACACTTCCTTACTCTGGCGGGTCAACAAATGGGCCACGTACAAGCAATGCCAGGTACCATCGGCGAACCGCCGGGAGATTCCCAGATGCAATGA